In a single window of the Chelonia mydas isolate rCheMyd1 chromosome 8, rCheMyd1.pri.v2, whole genome shotgun sequence genome:
- the B4GALT7 gene encoding beta-1,4-galactosyltransferase 7 isoform X2 translates to MFPSRRKPAVSRRLLALLPRKCSVFQLFFVTLLLGFASLLWLQLSCSGDVARRGRGAAAPDPLKPCLPESRAPWAEDLSWGPHRLALLIPFRERFEELLAFVPHMHHFLSRKRIRHHIFVLNQVDHYRFNRASLINVGFLESGNDTDYIAMHDVDLLPRNEALDYGFPEAGPFHVASPELHPLYHYKTYVGGILLLTKQHYEMCNGMSNRFWGWGREDDEFYRRIKGAGLQLFRPSGIKTGYKTFQHLHDPAWRKRDQKRIATQKQEQFKVDRDGGLNNVRYQIESRTALSVAGAPCTVLNILLDCDASKTPWCTFS, encoded by the exons ATGTTCCCGTCCCGCAGGAAGCCGGCGGT GTCCCGCCGGCTGCTGGCCCTCCTGCCACGGAAATGCTCCGTCTTCCAGCTCTTCTTTGTCACGCTACTTCTGGGCTTTGCCTCACTgctgtggctgcagctcagctgcTCGGGCGACGTGGCCCGTCGGGGCCGCGGGGCAGCTGCCCCCGACCCCCTGAAGCCCTGCCTCCCGGAGTCCCGGGCCCCATGGGCTGAGGACCTGTCGTGGGGCCCCCACCGCCTGGCGCTGCTGATCCCATTCCGGGAACGCTTCGAGGAGCTGTTGGCTTTTGTGCCCCACATGCATCACTTCCTCAGCAGGAAGAGGATCCGCCACCACATCTTCGTGCTCAACCAGGTGGATCATTACAG GTTTAACAGAGCATCTCTGATCAACGTCGGCTTCCTGGAGAGCGGCAATGACACTGATTACATTGCCATGCACGACGTCGACCTCCTGCCCCGCAATGAGGCGCTGGACTACGGCTTCCCGGAGGCAGGGCCCTTCCATGTGGCATCCCCAGAGCTGCACCCACTGTACCACTACAAAACCTACGTGGGCGGCATCCTCCTGCTCACCAAGCAGCACTATGAGATG TGCAATGGGATGTCCAACCgcttctggggctgggggcgagaGGATGATGAGTTCTATCGCCGGATCAAAGGAGCTGGCCTCCAG cttttCCGCCCCTCGGGAATAAAGACTGGATACAAGACCTTCCAGCACCTGCATGACCCAGCCTGGAGGAAGCGAGACCAGAAGCGCATTGCTACCCAGAAGCAG GAGCAGTTCAAGGTGGATCGGGACGGGGGGCTGAACAATGTGAGGTATCAGATCGAGTCCCGGACGGCGCTGAGTGTGGCTGGAGCTCCCTGCACTGTCCTCAATATCCTGCTGGACTGTGATGCCAGCAAGACCCCCTGGTGCACATTCAGCTGA
- the B4GALT7 gene encoding beta-1,4-galactosyltransferase 7 isoform X1, with product MFPSRRKPAVYGREGAGSRRLLALLPRKCSVFQLFFVTLLLGFASLLWLQLSCSGDVARRGRGAAAPDPLKPCLPESRAPWAEDLSWGPHRLALLIPFRERFEELLAFVPHMHHFLSRKRIRHHIFVLNQVDHYRFNRASLINVGFLESGNDTDYIAMHDVDLLPRNEALDYGFPEAGPFHVASPELHPLYHYKTYVGGILLLTKQHYEMCNGMSNRFWGWGREDDEFYRRIKGAGLQLFRPSGIKTGYKTFQHLHDPAWRKRDQKRIATQKQEQFKVDRDGGLNNVRYQIESRTALSVAGAPCTVLNILLDCDASKTPWCTFS from the exons ATGTTCCCGTCCCGCAGGAAGCCGGCGGTGTATGGCCGGGAGGGAGCCGG GTCCCGCCGGCTGCTGGCCCTCCTGCCACGGAAATGCTCCGTCTTCCAGCTCTTCTTTGTCACGCTACTTCTGGGCTTTGCCTCACTgctgtggctgcagctcagctgcTCGGGCGACGTGGCCCGTCGGGGCCGCGGGGCAGCTGCCCCCGACCCCCTGAAGCCCTGCCTCCCGGAGTCCCGGGCCCCATGGGCTGAGGACCTGTCGTGGGGCCCCCACCGCCTGGCGCTGCTGATCCCATTCCGGGAACGCTTCGAGGAGCTGTTGGCTTTTGTGCCCCACATGCATCACTTCCTCAGCAGGAAGAGGATCCGCCACCACATCTTCGTGCTCAACCAGGTGGATCATTACAG GTTTAACAGAGCATCTCTGATCAACGTCGGCTTCCTGGAGAGCGGCAATGACACTGATTACATTGCCATGCACGACGTCGACCTCCTGCCCCGCAATGAGGCGCTGGACTACGGCTTCCCGGAGGCAGGGCCCTTCCATGTGGCATCCCCAGAGCTGCACCCACTGTACCACTACAAAACCTACGTGGGCGGCATCCTCCTGCTCACCAAGCAGCACTATGAGATG TGCAATGGGATGTCCAACCgcttctggggctgggggcgagaGGATGATGAGTTCTATCGCCGGATCAAAGGAGCTGGCCTCCAG cttttCCGCCCCTCGGGAATAAAGACTGGATACAAGACCTTCCAGCACCTGCATGACCCAGCCTGGAGGAAGCGAGACCAGAAGCGCATTGCTACCCAGAAGCAG GAGCAGTTCAAGGTGGATCGGGACGGGGGGCTGAACAATGTGAGGTATCAGATCGAGTCCCGGACGGCGCTGAGTGTGGCTGGAGCTCCCTGCACTGTCCTCAATATCCTGCTGGACTGTGATGCCAGCAAGACCCCCTGGTGCACATTCAGCTGA